The Corynebacterium halotolerans YIM 70093 = DSM 44683 region CGCCGCGACGCTCTAGTCCCGGTGGCAGCCGGCCGCGCGGCACCGCGGACACGGCAACCGCGGTCCATCGGCTAGCGTGACAAATATGAGCGACTTCCCGTTCCCGGAGACCGTCGAGGAGTTCCGCATCGCCCGGGAGGCGGTGGAGGAGCGCATCGCCGACGCCGCCCGCCGCGCCGGACGCGATCCCGGCGAGGTACGCCTGCTGCCGGTGTCCAAGACCTGGCCGGCCGAGCGCCTGCGCCTGGCCATCGCCGCCGGGATGACCACGCTGGGGGAGAACCGGATCCAGGAGCTGTCCGCCAAGGCGCGGGAGCTGGCCGACACCGGCGTGCGGTGGTGCGTCATCGGCCACCTGCAGCGCAACAAGGCCCGTGACTGCGCCGCCTGGGCCGATGAATTCCACGCCCTGGATTCCGTGCGCGTGGGCGCGGCCCTGCAGCGCCGCCTCGAGGCCGTCGACCGGCACCTGGATGTGTTCATTCAGGTCAACACCTCCCTGGAACCGCAGAAACACGGGTTGGCGGCGGACGAGGTCGCGGGCGTGCTGGCCGGACTCGCCGACTTCGACCGCCTGCGGGTGCGCGGCCTGATGACGCTCGCGGAGTTCTCCCGCGACGAGACGGTCGTGCGCCCCTGCTTCGCCCGGCTGCGCGAACTGCGGGAGAGGCTCATCCCCGGCCTGCCCGACGGCATGAACCTGGACGAGCTGTCCATGGGCATGTCCGGCGATTTCGAGTGGGCGATCGAGGAGGGCGCGACCACCGTCCGGGTCGGCCAGGCGATCTTCGGGGCCCGCGCGACGAAGGACAGCGAATACTGGCCGGGTCAGGGCCGAGAAAATCACTAGACTCGGGGCCATGAAGCGAGTCAGCACTGCCACCGTCCTGGCGGCCCTCCTGTCCGCCCTGACCCTGCTGGCCGCGCCCGCGGCGGGCGCGGCCCACCTCGACCCGAACGCGGTCCCGCCGCGCACGCAGATCACCCTCCAGTTCGACGACGGCACGCGCATCGCGACCGCCAACTCCGGCGAGTCCCGGCCCGTGCTCTCGTTGTCCAAGCTCTACCTGGCCCACTGGGTGCTCCACCACGGCGCCCCCGCGGACAAGGCCCGGGTCGAGCACATGATCCGCGTCTCCGACGACGCGGTCGCCTCCGATCTCGACGCCACCTACCCGCAGGCCATCCCGGAGACCATCTCCGCCTTCGGCCTGACCCAGACC contains the following coding sequences:
- a CDS encoding YggS family pyridoxal phosphate-dependent enzyme, which encodes MSDFPFPETVEEFRIAREAVEERIADAARRAGRDPGEVRLLPVSKTWPAERLRLAIAAGMTTLGENRIQELSAKARELADTGVRWCVIGHLQRNKARDCAAWADEFHALDSVRVGAALQRRLEAVDRHLDVFIQVNTSLEPQKHGLAADEVAGVLAGLADFDRLRVRGLMTLAEFSRDETVVRPCFARLRELRERLIPGLPDGMNLDELSMGMSGDFEWAIEEGATTVRVGQAIFGARATKDSEYWPGQGRENH